One Salvelinus fontinalis isolate EN_2023a chromosome 22, ASM2944872v1, whole genome shotgun sequence genomic window, atgactattggccatgatgttcagaatttcattctgtgctttggggcctgtgtacattgtggtacgctctgttaaccacttcagtaaaatgggatcatcctcttctgccctaagtttcaaaatctggtataaattcccactgtcatccgtgtggcctctaaaggcttgtccctgtcttactacatgccgcaccgaactaacaattttcatcaagcaatgccttgcgtcatccagctgtttaccccacgcgctggacataactggacactgattggatttagctggtgtgctgttacaattacaaagtagcggtgggtttggcaattttgatgtgctgtgaatttttcaatgccttttctccagttcctaaatcctgcactaatgaaggcagcatcagctctttggccaaaagatggctggcttgaaaactcttggctacagtgaaaacacaacactcattttattgatggattataatgtagccaggggaaatcccgaaaccatctctcttgaaacgtcaacactctgttggcaagagtttgcggttctataaattgtgggtgtggctgatatggttttgtgccatcactgtggtaactggacaatgctgtgccactgtcccctatactggtgctgctggcaacaagggtgacacttggtcctgccgtggctgtgacactgtcctctgaagtctctctccctggctctttccctttcaccaccctaactgactcagtctgtctcctagaaaatgaataaggtgtttgccgtactcctaactaccggtacccaaaactacacaattaatcacaacagcaataccattgccgtaaacaaatcttagtttagtcaccagtttaagttgagagtgggggtatccatggcattttccaattatgtccctattttacaagtcaaaaaaattgagaacctttcataatgttgccaaacaaagactcaacaaacttacctgagactccctgtctgccagtctgtccctgcatatctgtccccaactctgctgtctgtgtgccatctgttgcctgctctgcctaatgacatcattgtgaaacatttccattcgcatttcacttctttcttatgaacattttatcaactagtcgttgagatattaggatactagagttcttactatgcgttttggtgtactgacaaatactctgatgtccgtcttcttacttttttctgccatttttctacctggctggctggctggcctagctgcacacacacacacatttacacaacacatgctgcaaccttttgtaatttaaatagtttgtttcatattggctggcttccaacaatagctgaatttgtaaagctagcgagcaccaattccgtttctgtgtgtttgctataatctttgctacctggttaaataaaggttaaataaaataaaataaaaaaagttcactagggacaatttatcttttgcaacgagaccattatatatatttaagacaatggtagaagagagtgtagttctgttctgttcagtttggacttcagtttattgctaaccttatcacagggacgtcgaagcactacagctgcatgctgatcttggaataaactgacgatagcaaagattccatctttgacgacgccacataaatggaataggtactagctagcttgatagttaatgtttgctttagtttgcgcgctagctctgcaaattcccctagtgtgtgaaccctgccaacataaaaataaataaataacattgctatggacctgctatggattgactggattaacctcacgtcagttacgtacatgtgcctttcggacagtagatacgaactctctattaccttgccagctaaagaactggcagtggatcaaaccattgtgaggcaaagggcggggggggtcgcaatcttttgaaatttaaatgcgctattaagtgtctataatcagcacaagtgctttcattgcgtattattaatattattgaaattacatagttatgtttacagtgatatattggggggggacaaatcatatttttcccaagatgggggggtcgtgtcccccccgttccccctgggatttccgcctatagTTGAGATGCAAATGTACCTCCTGCATGGGTCCAGATATAAACTGGGTATATACTCACACAGCAAGACCAGCAGCAGGTGACAGGAGGTGTCTTATATTCTACTTAGTACCCTGATGGTATATTGAGATGCCCCGTGTTACCCTGCAATGGCCTCCATAACATAAACATAATATAACATAAGCATATCAGAAGGATTGAGTTCAGATTGATGACTGGGCCAGTAGCTAAAGACTAGCATACCTTGTCATTAGACAGACAAACAGCATTGACTTTATTGACACCAACCGGCTTAGAGGTTTCTTCCTACCACTGGCATGGCAGGCTGGCACTTACTGTTCCCCTGTGCCAAGAGAAACGCCCTCCCTCGGTCTGTGTGGACGTccactgtgtgtgttgtcagtgtgtgtgtgtgtgtagtctgtctACTGGGATTAAAAAGAAGAACTCACAATTCAAACTTTCCCAGATTCTCTGGCCAGTTTGGCAGTATGCAGTGCAgacaaccactactactgtaacatAACAATCATCACATTATTTTGACCACATGTTGGACGCTTCCCTCAGGGAGACGGTTACTCTCTGCTGTACTATACCACAGTGAGTTTATTGACTGATAGTAGTTACTGTTAATCTAAAAGTCTTGATTTAATCAAGCCTTTATCAGTCAAATTATTGATTTAATAAGACGACAGTGTTAACAGCTGCATTCGTTAATGCCAGTTTATTACACCTGCATGTCAAAGATGTGGAGTGAatcagtttcaagttttattaccGGTAGTCTTATGTACagaatacacatggtatacatcgTCCAACGAAATGCGTACAGCTCAGCTAGACATCCTAGTTTTTCACTGATAGTAATATAATAGTGATTGTGTTTGACAACATAGATTGAAGCAGACTACAGTGCGTGCGGGACTAATCTGTCATAAATTTAACCCCTACATTAGCGGTGTACTATGTCAGGTCAAAATGAGCCGTAGGGATACTGGCAGCTGTGGTGGAGGGGACTTGAAGTGCACTTTTTCAGCACACACGACTACGTTCTTCAAAAACATCGGGAACCAACGCGACTACGTTCTTCAAAAACACCGGGAACCAACGCGACTACGTTCTTCAAAAACATCGGGAACCAACGCGACTACGTTCTTCAAAAACACCGGGAACCAACGCGACTACGTTCTTCAAAAACATCGGGAACCAACGCGACTACGTTCTTCAAAAACATCGGGAACCAACGCGACTACGTTCTTCAAAAACATCGGGAACCAACGCGACTACGTTCTTCAAAAACACCGGGAACCAACGCGACTACGTTCTTCAAAAACACCGGGAACCAACGCGACTACGTTCTTCAAAAACACTGGGAACCAACGCGACTACGTTCTTCAAAAACACTGGGAACCAACACGACTACGTTCTTCAAAAACACTGGGAACCAACGCGACTACGTTCTTCAAAAACACTGGGAACCAACGCGACTACGTTCTTCAAAAACACCGGGAACCAACGCGACTACGTTCTTCAAAAACACTGGGAACCAACGCGACTACGTTCTTCAAAAACACTGGGAACCAACGCGACTACGTTCTTCAAAAACATCGGGAACCAACGCGACTACGTTCTTCAAAAACACCGGGAACCAACGCGACTACGTTCTTCAAAAACACCGGGAACCAACGCGACTACGTTCTTCAAAAACATCGGGAACCAACGCGACTACGTTCTTCAAAAACACCGGGAACCAACGCGACTACGTTCTTCAAAAACACCGGGAACCAACGCGACTACGTTCTTCAAAAACATCGGGAACCAACGCGACTACGTTCTTCAAAAACACCGGGAACCAACGCGACTACGTTCTTCAAAACACCGGGAACCAACGCGACTACGTTCTTCAAAAACATCGGGAACCAACGCGACTACGTTCTTCAAAAACACCGGGAACCAACACGACTACGTTCTTCAAAAACATCGGGAACCAACGCGACTACGTTCTTCAAAAACATCGGGAACCAACGCGACTACGTTCTTCAAAAACATCGGGAACCAACGCGACTACGTTCTTCAAAAACACCGGGAAGCAACGCGACTACGTTCTTCAAAAACACCGGGAACCAACGCGACTACGTTCTTCAAAAACACCGGGAACCAACGCGACTACGTTCTTCAAAAACATCGGGAACCAACGCGACTACGTTCTTCAAAAACATCGGGAACCAACGCGACTACGTTCTTCAAAAACACCGGGAACCAACGCGACTACGTTCTTCAAAAACATCGGGAACCAACGCGACTACGTTCTTCAAAACACCGGGAACCAACGCGACTACGTTCTTCAAAAACACCGGGAACCAACGCGACTACGTTCTTCAAAAACACCGGGAACCAACGCGACTACGTTCTTCAAAACACCGGGAACCAACGCGACTACGTTCTTCAAAAACACTGGGAACTACGAGGACTTTGGAGAGAGGAAAGCTTTTTGTTCACACCTGAGTGACAGGAGCACACTTCAGTTGTCCAAGTGTTTCTACAGCTGGGATTAGAGACAATGTGTGAAGGTGTCTGCACTGCACCCACTGGGCTTCTCAACCTTGATTATACTGATAGCTAGACCTAGTGCTAGGGATGCCAAAAACGTATAGCATGATTATTGTCCGATTTATTATTTAAATAGGCCTTTCTGATCTAGGCTTATGTATATCTATCTCACAAATGCTTgattatcaaatgtatttatatagcccttcttacatcagctaatatctcaaagtgctgtacagaaacccagcctaaaaccccaaatagcaagcaatgcaggtgtagaagcacggtggctaggaaaaactccctagaaaggccaaaacctagagaggaaccaggctatgaggggtggccagtcctcttctggctgtgccgggtggagattataacagaacatggccaagatgttcaaatgttcataaatgaccagcatggtcaaataataataatcacagtggttgtcaagggtgcagcaagtcagcacctcaggagtaaatgtcagttggcttttcatagccgatcattaagagtatctctaccgctcctgcagtctatagagagttgaaaacagcaggtctgggacaggtagcacgtccggtgaacaggtcagggtgccatagccgcaggcagaacagttgaaactggagcagcagcacggccaggtggactggggacagcaaggagtcatcatgctaggtagtcctgaggc contains:
- the LOC129819480 gene encoding uncharacterized protein FLJ40521-like, with the protein product MSRRDTGSCGGGDLKCTFSAHTTTFFKNIGNQRDYVLQKHREPTRLRSSKTSGTNATTFFKNTGNQRDYVLQKHREPTRLRSSKTSGTNATTFFKNIGNQRDYVLQKHREPTRLRSSKTPGTNATTFFKNTGNQRDYVLQKHWEPTRLRSSKTLGTNATTFFKNTGNQRDYVLQKHREPTRLRSSKTLGTNATTFFKNTGNQRDYVLQKHREPTRLRSSKTPGTNATTFFKNTGNQRDYVLQKHREPTRLRSSKTPGTNATTFFKNTGNQRDYVLQKHREPTRLRSSKTPGTNATTFFKTPGTNATTFFKNIGNQRDYVLQKHREPTRLRSSKTSGTNATTFFKNIGNQRDYVLQKHREPTRLRSSKTPGSNATTFFKNTGNQRDYVLQKHREPTRLRSSKTSGTNATTFFKNIGNQRDYVLQKHREPTRLRSSKTSGTNATTFFKTPGTNATTFFKNTGNQRDYVLQKHREPTRLRSSKHREPTRLRSSKTLGTTRTLERGKLFVHT